Genomic window (Mustela erminea isolate mMusErm1 chromosome X, mMusErm1.Pri, whole genome shotgun sequence):
GCCTCATCCACCTCACAACCGAGAACATGACTACGTACATAGGCCAAATAGGCTTTTAATCAAGAGGGGGCACTGAGCCTgacagattttaattttgttattaattgaggGGAAAAGGATTCTTCTGATATTTCGTTCCTAAGTCTAGATTATACCTTAGCCATATCCAgcaaaaaaaagtctaaaaattataaaacttctgtttttaaaataaagaactacTGTGGTTAGTAACTAAAGACTGGGTTTCTATGGTTTCCTTCTAAATTAATTAGCTGATTAATTTATCAATTAACCAATGGGTGTTTTCAAGTGTAGGTATACAATGCCATGTGCTTAGCATGTTTATGCAATTAATAAGGCTTTCTAACCTAATTTGAAAGTATGTCAGCTTCATTTAATAATAGTTTCCCAACTGGGGCATTTATgattcttgtaaaaaaaaatctactgtacTCCCAGTGGTTAGTATTTTCAATTTATTCCGAAGAGACTATATGATCATTCTTAAGTACTGAACCACAGGAAGAACAGTATTTCCccttatatatgatatttatttgaacaaaattttCTGTTCAATTTGGTACAAAACTGTTATGCTATTACATACATTTGAATGTAGAAGGTAACAAAATTTCCTGCATAGTATCAGGAAAATATGGTAAACTgctctattttttatattaattgatATAAGAGTTAAAGGATAAAAGTATGtgagaaatatatacacataaccCCCCACACACGCTATACTGTCTTATAACTACATTATAAGTTCAAGGGTAGTTTTATTATCACTATCTTTGGCATATCGAAGATACACAGATTATGTATCATTGCAATGCTGAAGCtgggaaacactttttttttttttttttgagggatgacCAGTGTCTTTTCAAGTGATACCTAAGAGTCAAGGAATTAGTTTGAGACCGAACCAAgtgaaacaatcatcagaagcaAAAActaagaaatgctaaaaggaaaaatgttgacagtcagtttttttctcatttgatttcgAACCATTACTCTTAAGGAATCACAGAAACATTTGGTGCTATAGACTGGCAGATCAAGTCTAAAagccttattttatttccaaCCCAAACTCCCGCAGACAGTGCTCGCTCTAAAGCTCTTTGGCAGCTGGCGTGCGCTGTACACATTCACAACATCTCTAGACTCGCGCGGCCCAGAGCCCTGTTCTCACCTGCAGGGATAAATGCCGGCTGCGGGAGCTGCAGGTTAGCCAGAGCCTGCTGGCAGTGGAAAACACTGGGGTTAAAGACCGGAGTGGCACCATTGGTCTTTTCAAGTGCCGATCTCTTTGGTATCAGTTGAAGCATACCAGGCTGGAGGGCCTGTGAGGGAGGGAGTGATTAATACATAGCACCAGAGAAGGTAAAAAATGTACTCAAAGCGAGCAAGCAGCAGTTAGATAAGGCATGGCCCGGGAACCCTTTGCCACGGTAGCCTATCCACTGAGCAACGGACTGGATGAGTACTTAGTTCCAAATGGGAAATAAACATACAGGGGAAAAACCCTCATTTTCAACTTCACTCATTTAGGCAAATAAAAAGGGGCCTCCTCATTTGAGCAAGATGTGACCTGAAGCTTAACAGCAAATAATCATTTGAAATTAACACCTTGGGGATGTTCATTCCTGAATCCATTACAATGAGATGAGCAGAAGCAACAGATAGAGCAGGAAAGGGATTTTTGCCAGCTCAAATTCCAACATGGATCTAGGAGATCAAGGGCATATAGGTGATAAAACAGATGTCGGGTGGTCAGAGTCTGATACTGTAGTTccataaaacaaaatccaaattaTGGAAGAGCTTCGGGTCCAAATCCAGAACTGTGCTTGTCTCAACTAACATAtaagggaaaagcaaataaattcttttcttccccactaCCCGCCTCACCCAGGTGACACAGTTAGCAAAATGCATGCAATTCTCATTTATAGATGCTTGCTGTTCATTTCAAGATGTATCACTGGCTTCATTAAGTCCTTGTCaggtttaatttaattaattaaattagaatttaaaatcctTCTTTCATGTCTACACTTCTTTCAAAATCCCACTGTGCTTATAATACTCAGTCAAATTTGCCCCTGATCAGATTCACTGGAGAAGTTTGACatgactttttacattttttttttttttgtcagcaaATTACACGTGACTTAAAAATATGTCCCGGCGATAAAACTCGGGTATGCTCCAAATTCTTAAGGAGACAGGAACCCTTATGTTGAGTGACTAGCATTCTATACGCCAAAAAGGGGGCAAGCCATGACCTCCTTTTTCCTCTGGATCTCAAAGTCTAAAGCTATCTCTATTTTCCTTTGGGAACTAAATATTTACCCTTcctctcttttgcttttaaatgcGTGCAAACTGCTTTTGGTGAAGTCAAGCTGAGCTACGTACGTGAACATGAAGCAGGTAAAAAAACCACAACTTTACGAAGCATTTCAGctctgaatctttaaaaatatagaaagcttacatttttttaatgcttggcttcttttatttatcttttaaatttttttaaattaaattcaattaattaatatatagtgtattactagtttcagaggtagaggtcagtggttCCTCAGTCTtctataacccccagtgctcattatatggTGCTCGCTCCCTCATGCCCAACCCCCAGCCACTCCAGCCCTCCACACGctcccttccagcagccctcagtctgtttcctatgattaagagtctcttacggtttgtctccctctctggtttcatcctgttttattttttcctctcctccctatgatcctctgtcctgtttccccaattccacatatcagtgcgatcacatgataattgtctttctttgacttattttgcttagtataataccctctagttccatccacatcattgcaaatggcaagactgctttcttttcttttttgctgactGAGTAGCATTCCAGAAAGCTTATATTACTTCAAGGAGCCTCCTTTACTTGATCTTACCTCAAACCAATTCTGCTGGCCAATCTGACCTTACTGCTAAGATTGTGCTCTGATCAGTTActcagaaaggaattttatattGGTATTCACGACTACTAAATGAAGGCCTATCAGGTAATAAATAGTTAACTCTCTACATGGAAATTTGGGGCTGACTTCTATGTCTTCTACCAAATACACCCAAGTCAGGagaaatagacacatacataGGGAGACCCTATGACTGAGCATGAAACACGTGCTCAATGGTGTAAGCAAGAAATTCCTTGTACATCCCAGGCATATGAGAACCTTTCCTCTTGGGGGCATACTGCATTCCTCCTCTCTATTACAGACCCACACCTGCACTGAATATTCTGGAGACCTTGCTATTTTCGTAGCTTAAAACCCCTTCATTTGaaagaatttaagacaaaaacCACTTGGTaaagtttttttcaaaattcatcaaCAGATTGATTTCCAGATCAAGGGAGAGAACTGGTGCTGTGTCCGTCCATCTACCCTCcctgggaaaaactgagagatatTTGGAGTATTTGCCTTAGAAAAAAGACACGAGAGTCCCACTCCTACAGAGTAGggactgacttattttgtgtAATGAAATCAGTGTTAAGTTCTGGTGATGGCAAGGTAGATTTTGACTCAATGTGAGGAAAACCTTCTTCACAAATAGAgatgtttgaaaataaatatatctctttTAGGAAGAGGCAAGTTCCTGTCGTGGCCTTCAGGATCATGTGGGTGAgtattttcctcctcctctctacaGCCCAGAAACATGAGATTTCATCAGGGTTTGGTCCCTTATTGGGATTATTATACCCTATAACACGAGGAAAGGCTCACATCAAAAAAGAAACTGCAAGTTGCTTATCAAAGTCACAGACAGCTATGACCACCTTAAATAACTCCAATTCCTGTTTCTCAACCCATCACACTGGAGTGTTGTGTGTTACTAGCAAAGCATCCTTACTAGCAGAGCATCCCTCATGGGGCCAAGAGGTAACTTATTGCCTTTGTAGGTTATTAGAATGAGTCAGGCTATCAAAAACCACTCAAAAATAATTTCCcgtttaaattatataatttagcCTTTCTCTAAAGATGGGAAAAAAGCACAGTCGATGAAAAATCATTAGCAAAGCtttgaaatgattattttgagaaaatttcaGTGAATGAAGCAGAATAAACAGGTTCTCTCTTCTCCAGCTCATAACCCTGGCTATTCAGAGTGATATCTATTCATGACCATCCAAGATCATGGCTACAAGGGTATTTGACACGCTGGGGAACATACTATCATTACCCCGCAACGGCCCCCAACACCTGCCTCCTTCCTACTCACCATAGCAGAGGCAGCTGAGTGGTTCATCTGGTGATGAGCTGCCCTGAGTTTGGCTTGCAGGTGTGCAGGAGGATGAAAGTACCTGCACTTCTCCCGGGTGCATCGCCCCTTGATGTAATCCATGCAGATTGTCACGGTATTATCACTTGCCTCAATCATGGAAACATCCGTAGGGTGAGCATAGCGACAATCGTTCTCACCACGGGTACAATTTCCACGCTGGAATTCTCGGCAAACCTGAaattacaacaaaacaaaacacacatcaCACTGATGCCTGGAAGGTGATTAGCTTTTACTTGCCAGCGAGTGAGGGCAGTAGTCTACGTGATTTTGTCTTCCATTTAGGAATGATCTACAAAGCTGAAGGATAAGGTAAAGCCATAGTCACTGTGAGGTGTAAACCTAGACATTTCTAGTCCTAGGGAAGAAAACACTCTGCTCCCTCCCAAGGAAAGTTGTCTGTTTTCCTTACGTTGAAACAGAAGTGCTTAAAAGGACTGTGGAAGACCACTTTATAATCTTCCAGTTAATTCACAGCCTGAAGTGTAATTAGCCAAATTTGCAAGAGGGGGCTGTTGGCTCAAGTCCGAGATGAGTCTTTATCACACAAGCACGCAAACTTTCCCAGCAAAATCGTGGATCACAACTGAGCTACGTGTCCAATCAGATTGTACTACGATACACTGCCAGGCATTCAAGTTCAGCTGATGGCGTTGACTCTGTAGGAAATGGACTAGCTATTTCTTTCAATCTATGAAGAATGACAAGACTGAAGGACTTCCGTAAATCAAAATGCTCTTTGAAGTTTCTTTTACATTGCCTTTTCGTAGgcagggggtgggctggggtggtgTCTTTCTTAAGACGGAGAAAAAGTTTTAGACACTATGATACTCGTTTCACATTCTGCATTCATAGAGAGTtagtctatatttttttttatcccccccGTTTGATTATTCTAGCAAGTAGAGACTCATTAAAAATACAGTTCATTGCAGTCTCTAAAGCAGGAGCCTGGGGAAAAGGAGCGTTCCCACCAGGCTTCCTGTTCCACAGCAAATCCGCGGCTGGGCATGCTAAAACATTGTTTGACCTGTTGTACAAGCAGATCAAGGTCCTTCACAGCAGGGGACAACTGCATAGGAGCACCTTTACCGTTTTCCCGAGGCTGTATTCCCTAAGCTAGAAACCCAGGTGCACTTATTTTAGGCATTCACAACCCCGGGCTCTGAGTATGTTGTTTTGTGCATGAGGTTAGTATCTACCCTATAGGTATTTGTATATTTCTCCAATACCTCCAGTTTATCCGAACGCATCAGTTTGGGACCAGCAGCTGCGGGCAATGCGAGAGGCGGGTTTCCAGAAATCAGAATGGGGGCATTCGGTATGAGCTCAGCAGGAACCAGGCCCATCCCAGGATGAGGTAAGTAAGGATTGAAAGCCATTCCAGGATTAGCCGCAAGTGATGGATTCataggaaaagaagtctgtatgtttaaaagagaaaaaaggtatTAGAGGTAAGTAGtttctttctgttatttacaCAAGGACACATTCTTTCGAAAAGCCTAAGTCATACCCAAATTTACCGttgtttcttctggtttctttttcgTCTCATATAAATTCCCACATAGGAGTTGCTTTAGACCGACCAATCTCATTGAGTAGCAAATTTATTGGTAAACTGGTCAAACCAGGCACACAATTTTTAGCCACATTACGTCTTCTTGATGGAATGTCTTTGAAAGGTATCTTCTCTTGTGCTTCTGCTTTTAACCTAAAAACCATGCCACCAATGATACCATACATGCAGGCAATGTGCCTTGCAGGCCGGCTTCAGGTTCTCCTCTTTCCCAGAGTAAAAACTCTGTATTTGAACCACACAAGAGTACTCTGTTTTAAGTCTCTTTTCTCTCGGACGTTCACAGTAAATTTCCCACTGAAGTCACCGCACTCTTTCTCCTGGatacttttttgcttttttgcattttataaatgtgagAACCATTATTACAATTCTctttaaaaactactgaatttttaaaaaaaagatttatttacatatttgagagggagagagcaacttgagtagggaaaggggcagagggagacagagaaagaatcctcaagcagactccccattgagcacggGGCGCCccagggctggaacccaggaccccaggatcacgacctgagctgaaggcagacgcttaactgagccacctgcgctctttttactttcaaatagcccttatttactttcaaatagacatttttggttttcctaccaccacccctgccccagagTAACTACTCCATTTCATGAATTTGAATAGCTTAGCTTTGGCTAACAGCTACCTGTTAAGCAGCCTGCAAGCTCACacattcagtttttgttttgtttttaagattttatttatttatttgacagacagagatcacaagtaggcagagaagcaggcagagagagaggaggaagcaggctccccaccaagcagagagcccgatgcggggcttgattccaggaccctgagatcatgacctgaaccaaaggcagaggctttaacctactgagccacccagctggccCACACGTTCAGTTTTAATAAGCAACTTTCATCCTGCCTATACCTCTACTATAGCTCTTCCCAATCAGGAGAGCTAATAAGAGCCCATCCATggggttttaaagaaaaaaattcctagtGGGTTGAATCTCATTTCTATTTATAACCTGAAATGGTCTGGACACTTAAATATGTTTCAGATATTCACTCGAACCtaaattatttcctaaatatttgaaaatatcagGTTTTCCCTCTGAGAACCAGAGATGTGGAATTTCAGCTTCCTCTGAGTCTTAAAAAGCCAACAAGAATGGTGGACACAACTGATTCATGAATAACAAGATCATCTAGACACTTATTTACCCTCAGTGTCTCTAACAGTATTAGCTACTAGGGTAGGAATTCCCAAGAGCGAAGGCACAGTACCTAGGAatgaccagagcctaaggaaATGCCTCTTAAAAGTCACTGATTGTCTCTAGAATGGTGGGCCCTAGTCTGCCTTAATCCTGGACTTCCTGGAAAGCTGTGGACTAGTCTATGAAATTCCTCAGGAAATTTAAAGCCCTCGCAGAATTCACCATTGGTGCTGGCTCTGGACTACCCACTATCTAAGAGCTTATGTTCTAGGGTAAGGATTGGCAAATCGCAGCTCCTGAGCCAAATCTGGCCTGCTTGCTTTTGTATGGCCAGATGGTGAGAAtgctttctacatttttaagtggttgaaaaaaagtaaagaggaatAATATTTTGTAACACataaaaagtatatgtatatgtatatgaaattcATATTTCAGCATCCCTAAATAAATTCCACTGTCATTAGGAGACCTGTATTAACAAAAAGTTGTAGATAAGATCCTCAACTTTGCCTCTTGTCCcatgaagcctaaaatatttacaattttgtcggggcgcctgggtggctcagaaggttaagcctctgccttcggcttgggtcatgatctcagggtcctgggatcgagccccacatcaggctctctgctcagcggggagcctgtttccccctctctctctgcctgtctctctgcctacttgtgatttctctctctgtgtcaaataaataagtaaaagctttaaaaaaatatttataattttgtcatttacagAAACCATCGCTGACCCTCATTCTAGAGGATTCCAAAGAGTAAAGCATTCTGTCAGTCTCTGGAGTAAAGCACTAATTTTGTATGTGCATGTATAGAAATTTCATACTTTTGGCAAGATTCTGCAAGTTGAAACTAATACTACAGgattcactaaaatattttttaattgttactaAATTAGGATTCTTAACTATTTCTTTATACAATGATAACTACTCGGTGACTAAGAATGGgaacatagggacgcctgggtggctcagttggttggacgactgccttcggctcaggtcatgatcctggagtcccgggatcgagtcccgcatcgggctcccagctccatggggagtctgcttctctctctgaccttctcctcgttcatgctctctctcactgtctctctctcaagtagataaataaaatcttaaaaaaaaatctttaaaaaagaatgggaacATAGATGGAACCTTGTAAAGGTAAAATTTTAGGAGCGTTGCTCCACGTGTTGGGTCTTAAAGGATTCTGAAAAATCTCTGCATTGTAATAGGATTTAATAAAAGACTATGCTTGAAATACATTCAAGGAATGTTAACTTATTATTTAAATTGGGTTATCCCTCAATCTAGTACAAGGAAATAGAAGTGAAATGCTATGCTAAAGCAATCTTTGTGTCTGCCCAATAGCTTACTTAGATCTGTTTGTAGCTACTTCAATAATATCCAAGGTCAATTATAATTATCGTTGGATGAATGTAAAAtactttaactcactgaggctAATCCTGGCCTGAAGTCAATGTAACTGAGGCATTCTCTCTGTGAGCTCCTGTCTAGAGGTAGACAAccaaacattttctcttaaagGATGGCAAAAATTTGGTAATGATTTGTTGACTTGATTTTAATACCAGAAAAATAACACTCTTAACTTTGACTAGCATTCATAATGCCTAAATTTTATTGCTCATTGGCAAGCATTTATATAGTATAAAAGGAAGCCCTGTTTACTGTCACCATATGAATTTCTGTCCTTACATAGTCCGCAAGCACACTGAAATGTacaattttcatttccctcagaCTTGACTAACTTCACGTGGAGCACAACTGAATAATCTTGGTTTCAGATTTTTGCTGGGTCGTCTCTACACTCTCCGAATATTGTTCTGTGGGGACTGAGATGGCCAAAAGGCACACTGCAGGAGGCCCGTGGAACCTCCAGACTAGTTAATTGGTCCCTTAATAATAGAGACTTGACTTTGCAAACAGACGCAAGCTGATAGTGGTGTTTATGTTCTAATCACACTTGTTAATGAATAAGTCACTGTGGCCCAAGAgagagctaggaaaaaaaaaattcaagggtcAAAAGTGAAGAGTTGCTCTCATCTAGGTCTGGCTTTTCTGATCTTAATCGCAAAAGTGTCCAAGTAAGAGGAAGCACTgcaggtaggcaggcaggcaAAGGAGTGTGAGTGTGAAAGGTGTAAAATGTAGAGTGCAAGGGAGGACACGTCGTGGTCTGGATCTGCCTGTGTTTGGTGGAAGAAGCTGCCAAGTCAGCCAGCACTTAGAATGGAGCGCCTAGATACAGATCTGCATAACACCACGTGCTTACTGCAAGTACGAATCTGGAGAGAGGACAAATGACCTCTTCTTTAGACGGGCAAGGCAATTTTGACTGTTCCTGAAAAGTGAACAAGGGCTgacctaaaaattatttgttgacgAACCACCGTGTAATAATAGCGACAATTGATCAGTACTCCACtaggaaaggaaaagtataaagaaatcaAGTGTTGCCCAATTTTAACAAAGGGTATTGAAGGAAATATGGATGGGGGCGGGGCGATGACAAAAgctgagaaaagcaaagaaggtgCAAGAAGCCTGAAGACTATAAACATTTCCATGTGAGTCCAGGATAAATGGATGCTAAGGGTTGGGATTATCAACAGTTCATCAAaccgccaccaccaccaacacaaATTAAAGCAAAACCTTGCATGGCTAATAGAAAGAGAACtctacagagggggaaaaaaaaaaagaagaagaagaaaaggccaaagctgtaaaaaaaaaaaatacagaacatcaGGTAGAAATCAGAAATTAAGAGAATCACAAGAACATGAATTCACCATCTTACTATTGTTAGATCATATATTCCTAGAGGGTAGAGACTGTTTCTAGGTTATCTTTTTATCTACCTCGGACCCTCTGAAATACCTGGCACggagtagatgctcaataaatatttactgagtggaATGAAAACCGATTCCTAAGCTGTTGATTACTTTTAGGTTTACCAGTTAGAAAAATCCAGTTCAAACGTCACCGTACAAAAGAAACACTCAGGGATCAGAAATGGCAGGACAGAAATTGAATAAATCCATCAGTTTTGCTGAGGGAGATTTTAAGCAGAAGGCTGCCCCCAAACTGTCTTTTCACATAGATGGGAAATGCTGGGTCAAACAGGGTGAGAAGCACGGGATACTTTATACACACATGGCTTCCCGtgcaaacaaacacaaatatatgTGTGCGTGcattttgattgattgattgatttttgatttatttatttgagagagagagtgagtacaagccggcggcgggggggggggagcgttgaggggcagagggagagggagaaacaggctccctgctgagcagggagcccaatgtgggacttgatcccaggaccccgggatcctaacctgagcagaaggcagatgcttaacccacttagctacccaggtgcccgtttgtgtgcatttttatttttttaaaggattttattcatttatttggcagagagagatcgcaagtaggcagagaaacagagagaggggaggaagcaggctcccctccgagcagagagcctgatgtggggctcaatcccaggaccctgggatcatgacctgagccgaaggcagaggctcaacccactgagcaacccaggtgcccccacgtGTGCATTTTTAAACTGGAGTGGCTAAATCATGAGTAGCAGAAGGTATCCAATGCAGAGTTCTGGGAAAAATGTCTTAGTGATTGATACTACAGACCAAAAGATGCAACTTCTTACTACAAAATGTGTGGTACCAGGGGACAGCAAATTGTTAATGTGACTGGCATCCACAGAATGGTTTAAGAGTAGAGACCAGCTAAAGAAGAGTTTAAAAGGTTTAGTAGAtgtagggtgcctgagtggctccgtcggttacatgtccaaatcttgatttcggctcagatcatgatctcagggttgtgggactgagccctgcaccgggctgcacacttagtggggagtcagcttgaggttctctctcaccctctccctctgcccctctcgcCCCCCCTcgctcttgtgtgctctctctctctaataaagaagtctttagaaaaatatttagtcGATGCATAAAGTATACTAAAGCAAAATAGGACCGTTTTGGAGGAACCAGTTTAagatcatgatcatgatcatgGCCTTCTCTCATGAGATGAGATGCTTTTGATAAGGAAAAAACTATCCCCAATAGGGTGAGATTGTCAGGCATTGATTTTGTTGGCCACTGCTGTTGCTTTATCTTCCGTCAGAAAAAAAGCTTTTCACAGAGCCCTCCAAACTTCCTGCCTTCAACTCACTGTGATCAACAAGCAGTTCTGGGATAGTTTGCTGTGCCTTAGACTGTGATCAAGAACAGAGACGCTAACAGGCCCACATGGTCTCATTAGTTCCAGGCTGTAGCCACTGGAGctcagcagccccaggaggaggACACGGAATGGGCGGAGAGGAGATTATGTTGCGTTTATCCCATGAGAATATATGGGGGAGGCTAACGGGAGAATGTTGAGATTTGTTACTATTGGAGCAATGGGGCGTCATAAAAGATATCATGTACAAATGATCCCTGTTTAGCTGCAAAACTGTAGCATTTCCATTTCACCTTTGAACAAACAAGGTTTCACATTGTGTATTAACAGAGCTGGGGCAAGGCCACGAACTTACTGCTGGTGGGACTTACTCTGCTTGACTATAAAAGGAGCTTCAAGCTGTGTGACATACACAGCCTAGGGAGAGGACCGGAATAATGACTCCACTTTGCACCAGTAATTGCAATCAGGAGTGAATCTAGGATCTGTAGGGCCTCAAGTTTAGGCGGCTGGGTGCGTGAGGGGAGCCTTAAGAACAAAGAGTACACAAATGTATTTTGCAAACTTTACAAACACATTGTAAATACACCGGTGGGGCTCCTCCCAGGGCCTCGGATGGAGACCATGCAAATGATGGGCCCTGAGCCTTCACTAACCTCCAGGTAAGCCTACCCGTGGGAACAATTTgctgaacaaataaatgatgtTAGGCTTCAGTTGCAGTATCTGAAAGTGAAATCTTGGCTAACCTTTTAGCAAACATGGTAAAATCCACAGGAATTTGGGGCTAGATGCACTCCGCACACTCCTGTGGTGTGTGATGTAGTCAACCTCGGTCTGTGTGGAACGTCACGTGATAACGACGGTCATAATTATATTAGGAGCACATTCACCTAATAATTACATAATGCCTGTCATCACCAACTTGAACGTTCTGCAAAAATCTCTTTACAAAACATGGAGATGTAAGCACATCgagatgaaagaacaaaatgtcGCCATTTATCCTTTAGAGAGTAGATAAGCTGAAAATTCCTCTT
Coding sequences:
- the MBNL3 gene encoding muscleblind-like protein 3 isoform X3; its protein translation is MTAVNVTLVRDTQWLTLEVCREFQRGTCSRADADCKFAHPPRVCHVENGRVVACFDSLKGRCARENCKYLHPPPHLKTQLEINGRNNLIQQKTAAAMFAQQMQFMLQNAHMSSLTSFPMNPSLAANPGMAFNPYLPHPGMGLVPAELIPNAPILISGNPPLALPAAAGPKLMRSDKLEVCREFQRGNCTRGENDCRYAHPTDVSMIEASDNTVTICMDYIKGRCTREKCRYFHPPAHLQAKLRAAHHQMNHSAASAMALQPGMLQLIPKRSALEKTNGATPVFNPSVFHCQQALANLQLPQPAFIPAGPILCMAPASSVVPMMHGAPPTTVSAATTPATNLPFAAAATGNQLKF
- the MBNL3 gene encoding muscleblind-like protein 3 isoform X4, with the protein product MTAVNVTLVRDTQWLTLEVCREFQRGTCSRADADCKFAHPPRVCHVENGRVVACFDSLKGRCARENCKYLHPPPHLKTQLEINGRNNLIQQKTAAAMFAQQMQFMLQNAHMSSLTSFPMNPSLAANPGMAFNPYLPHPGMGLVPAELIPNAPILISGNPPLALPAAAGPKLMRSDKLEVCREFQRGNCTRGENDCRYAHPTDVSMIEASDNTVTICMDYIKGRCTREKCRYFHPPAHLQAKLRAAHHQMNHSAASAMALQPGMLQLIPKRSALEKTNGATPVFNPSVFHCQQALANLQLPQPAFIPAVEILNNRVTEYQDLSMRTSIWPFHVYSRRSSSTNATISVVRSIY
- the MBNL3 gene encoding muscleblind-like protein 3 isoform X1 is translated as MTAVNVTLVRDTQWLTLEVCREFQRGTCSRADADCKFAHPPRVCHVENGRVVACFDSLKGRCARENCKYLHPPPHLKTQLEINGRNNLIQQKTAAAMFAQQMQFMLQNAHMSSLTSFPMNPSLAANPGMAFNPYLPHPGMGLVPAELIPNAPILISGNPPLALPAAAGPKLMRSDKLEVCREFQRGNCTRGENDCRYAHPTDVSMIEASDNTVTICMDYIKGRCTREKCRYFHPPAHLQAKLRAAHHQMNHSAASAMALQPGMLQLIPKRSALEKTNGATPVFNPSVFHCQQALANLQLPQPAFIPAGPILCMAPASSVVPMMHGAPPTTVSAATTPATNLPFAAAATGNQIPPLSIDELNSSMFVSQM
- the MBNL3 gene encoding muscleblind-like protein 3 isoform X5, which codes for MERNPFVLKGRCARENCKYLHPPPHLKTQLEINGRNNLIQQKTAAAMFAQQMQFMLQNAHMSSLTSFPMNPSLAANPGMAFNPYLPHPGMGLVPAELIPNAPILISGNPPLALPAAAGPKLMRSDKLEVCREFQRGNCTRGENDCRYAHPTDVSMIEASDNTVTICMDYIKGRCTREKCRYFHPPAHLQAKLRAAHHQMNHSAASAMALQPGMLQLIPKRSALEKTNGATPVFNPSVFHCQQALANLQLPQPAFIPAGPILCMAPASSVVPMMHGAPPTTVSAATTPATNLPFAAAATGNQIPPLSIDELNSSMFVSQM
- the MBNL3 gene encoding muscleblind-like protein 3 isoform X2, translating into MTAVNVTLVRDTQWLTLEVCREFQRGTCSRADADCKFAHPPRVCHVENGRVVACFDSLKGRCARENCKYLHPPPHLKTQLEINGRNNLIQQKTAAAMFAQQMQFMLQNAHMSSLTSFPMNPSLAANPGMAFNPYLPHPGMGLVPAELIPNAPILISGNPPLALPAAAGPKLMRSDKLEVCREFQRGNCTRGENDCRYAHPTDVSMIEASDNTVTICMDYIKGRCTREKCRYFHPPAHLQAKLRAAHHQMNHSAASAMALQPGMLQLIPKRSALEKTNGATPVFNPSVFHCQQALANLQLPQPAFIPAVPMMHGAPPTTVSAATTPATNLPFAAAATGNQIPPLSIDELNSSMFVSQM